One Terriglobales bacterium genomic region harbors:
- a CDS encoding SAM-dependent methyltransferase: MSPPPKPTPPAGPAPAAPEPLLLESDRPLSQSLLWQRQRDFYVERGPKAWSEDLVPQYITNNPFLAEIQAGLVAAFLEDCQQAEAGAPALSPAHPLRILDLGAGPGRFACLFLRHLTARLAQRGLAPGSIRYCMADCAPASLAAWRANPYLADFAARGLLDFALYESGQPLASLLAGAAPGALVLIANYLFDSLPQDAFVISAGAISEALLTTRSPQPGAGTTPALSQLQLSWRNVPLRPQRYPDPSWNQILEHYRSRLPAATVLFPTAALQLLEEARRAAAHAPLLLLAADKGYTAEDDLALSQGPPTLEFHGPDCFSQTVNFDALAKYVSAGGGAALLPDKRSANLSLCAFLRGRRGERFPQTAAAYRESQQAFGPDDLFSLLGWLNAQLESLSLPQALAVLRLTRWDPIALLRLFPVITRQLGGAARERSDLRQAVLRTWANRFPVHPDENVLAFDCGVILLELRYFADALPLFQASEQMLGRSAATSYNLGLCALGLGRSDDALAFLRAACELDPDFEPARSSLRKLEGKG; the protein is encoded by the coding sequence ATGTCCCCGCCTCCCAAGCCGACTCCGCCCGCTGGGCCGGCGCCGGCCGCTCCCGAGCCGCTTCTCCTGGAGAGTGACCGCCCTCTCTCCCAGTCCCTGCTCTGGCAGCGCCAGCGCGACTTCTACGTCGAGCGGGGCCCCAAGGCCTGGAGCGAGGACCTGGTCCCGCAGTACATCACCAACAATCCCTTCTTGGCCGAGATCCAGGCCGGGCTGGTCGCCGCCTTCCTCGAGGATTGCCAGCAAGCCGAGGCCGGCGCGCCCGCGCTCTCGCCCGCCCACCCTCTGCGCATCCTCGACCTGGGCGCCGGGCCCGGCCGCTTCGCCTGCCTCTTCCTGCGCCACCTGACCGCCCGCCTCGCGCAGCGCGGCCTCGCCCCCGGGAGCATTCGCTACTGTATGGCCGACTGCGCCCCCGCCTCGCTCGCCGCCTGGCGCGCCAATCCCTACCTCGCCGACTTCGCCGCCCGCGGCCTGCTCGACTTCGCTCTGTATGAGAGCGGCCAGCCCCTCGCTTCTCTGCTGGCCGGCGCAGCCCCGGGCGCGCTGGTGCTGATCGCCAACTACCTCTTCGACAGCCTGCCCCAGGACGCCTTCGTGATCTCCGCGGGCGCCATCTCCGAGGCCCTGCTCACCACCCGCTCTCCGCAGCCGGGCGCGGGCACCACCCCGGCCCTCTCCCAGCTCCAGTTGAGCTGGCGCAACGTTCCCCTGCGCCCCCAGCGTTATCCCGATCCCTCCTGGAACCAGATCCTCGAGCACTACCGCAGTCGCCTGCCCGCCGCCACCGTGCTCTTCCCCACCGCCGCGCTCCAGCTCTTGGAAGAGGCCCGGCGCGCTGCCGCCCATGCCCCGCTGCTGCTGCTGGCCGCCGACAAGGGCTACACTGCTGAGGACGACCTGGCCCTCTCCCAGGGCCCGCCCACCCTGGAATTCCACGGCCCCGACTGCTTCTCCCAGACGGTGAACTTCGACGCGCTGGCGAAGTACGTCAGCGCCGGGGGCGGCGCCGCGCTCCTGCCCGACAAGCGCTCCGCCAACCTCAGTCTCTGCGCCTTCCTCCGCGGCCGCCGCGGCGAGCGCTTTCCGCAGACCGCCGCCGCCTACCGCGAATCCCAGCAGGCCTTCGGCCCCGACGACCTCTTCAGCCTGCTGGGCTGGCTGAATGCGCAACTGGAGAGCCTCTCCCTGCCGCAGGCGCTGGCGGTGCTGCGCCTCACCCGCTGGGACCCCATCGCCCTGCTGCGCCTCTTTCCCGTGATCACGCGGCAGCTTGGCGGCGCGGCGCGCGAGCGCAGCGACCTGCGCCAGGCGGTGCTGCGCACCTGGGCCAACCGCTTTCCCGTCCATCCCGACGAGAACGTCCTCGCCTTCGATTGCGGGGTGATCCTGCTGGAGTTACGCTACTTCGCCGACGCCCTGCCCCTCTTCCAGGCCTCGGAGCAGATGCTGGGCCGCTCCGCCGCTACCAGCTACAACCTGGGCCTGTGCGCCCTGGGATTAGGACGCTCCGACGACGCCCTGGCCTTCCTGCGCGCCGCCTGCGAGCTGGACCCTGACTTCGAGCCCGCCCGCTCCTCCCTGCGCAAGCTGGAGGGGAAGGGCTAG
- a CDS encoding tail fiber protein, with product MADNFVAEIRIFPFNFAPTGWAFCDGQLLPISQNTALFSLVGTFYGGDGKSTFALPNLEGSAPMQQGQGPGLSLRVQGEIGGEQFVTLLQTEMPAHSHGVQCLPGTNNSASPTNNAWSSGQKGFGNVYAPSNPPTNVQMNPFALAITGGSLPHNNMPPYLTLNFCIALQGIFPARS from the coding sequence ATGGCCGACAACTTCGTAGCTGAGATCCGGATCTTCCCCTTCAACTTCGCTCCCACCGGCTGGGCCTTCTGCGACGGCCAGCTCCTGCCCATCAGCCAGAACACTGCCCTCTTCTCCCTGGTCGGCACTTTCTACGGCGGCGACGGCAAGAGCACCTTCGCGCTTCCCAACCTGGAGGGCTCCGCCCCCATGCAGCAGGGTCAGGGTCCCGGCCTCAGCCTGCGCGTCCAGGGCGAGATCGGCGGGGAGCAGTTCGTCACCCTGCTGCAGACCGAGATGCCGGCGCACAGCCACGGCGTGCAGTGTCTCCCCGGCACAAACAACTCGGCCAGCCCCACCAACAACGCCTGGTCCTCGGGACAGAAGGGATTCGGCAATGTCTACGCCCCCTCCAACCCGCCGACCAATGTGCAGATGAACCCCTTCGCCCTCGCCATCACCGGCGGCAGCCTGCCCCACAACAACATGCCGCCCTACCTGACCCTGAACTTCTGCATCGCCTTGCAGGGCATCTTCCCGGCGCGCAGCTAG
- a CDS encoding tail fiber protein translates to MGTPFLSEIKIISFNFAPKGWALCNGQILPINQNQALFALLGTTYGGNGQTNFALPNLQGRVPVHMGSGFTLGQVGGEAAHTLIISELPAHTHQAVGSPANPTLPSPAGNLWCANPSLYNGSSNTAMNAADITSTGGSQPHDNMSPYLVLNFIIALQGIFPSQN, encoded by the coding sequence ATGGGAACGCCGTTCCTCAGTGAGATCAAGATCATCAGTTTCAACTTCGCCCCCAAGGGCTGGGCCCTGTGCAACGGGCAGATCCTGCCCATCAACCAGAACCAGGCCCTGTTCGCCCTGCTGGGCACCACTTATGGCGGCAACGGGCAGACCAATTTCGCTCTGCCCAACCTGCAGGGCCGCGTCCCCGTCCACATGGGCTCGGGCTTCACTTTGGGCCAGGTCGGCGGCGAGGCCGCCCACACCCTCATCATCTCCGAGCTGCCCGCTCACACCCACCAGGCCGTGGGCTCCCCCGCCAATCCCACCTTGCCCAGCCCTGCGGGAAACCTGTGGTGCGCGAACCCGAGCCTCTACAACGGCAGCTCCAACACCGCCATGAATGCGGCGGACATCACCTCCACCGGCGGCAGCCAGCCCCACGACAACATGTCGCCCTATCTGGTCCTCAACTTCATCATCGCCCTGCAGGGGATCTTCCCCTCGCAGAACTAG
- a CDS encoding tail fiber protein: MSQPYVGEIRMFAGNFAPAGWAFCQGQLLPISENETLFNLIGTTYGGDGQETFALPNLQSRVPIHAGTQAGIPYVLAQAAGEESVTLTTSQIPGHTHAPQAFSGTGGQNSPANGVWASSGSKSLYSTAAPNTAMAANVLASSGGSQPHDNMLPFLVINFILSLFGVFPSPT, from the coding sequence ATGTCGCAACCCTACGTCGGTGAGATCCGCATGTTCGCCGGCAACTTCGCCCCTGCGGGTTGGGCGTTTTGCCAGGGCCAGTTGCTTCCCATCTCCGAGAACGAGACTCTCTTCAATCTGATCGGCACCACCTATGGCGGCGACGGCCAGGAGACCTTCGCCCTGCCCAACCTGCAATCTCGCGTGCCCATCCACGCGGGCACGCAGGCCGGCATCCCCTATGTCCTGGCCCAGGCCGCCGGCGAGGAGTCGGTCACCCTCACGACCAGCCAGATCCCGGGGCACACCCACGCTCCTCAGGCCTTTTCCGGCACCGGCGGCCAGAACAGCCCCGCCAACGGCGTGTGGGCCTCCTCCGGCTCCAAGAGCCTGTATTCCACCGCCGCTCCCAACACCGCCATGGCCGCCAACGTATTGGCCTCGAGCGGCGGCTCCCAGCCTCACGACAACATGTTGCCGTTCCTGGTGATCAACTTCATCCTCTCCCTGTTCGGGGTCTTCCCCAGCCCGACCTAG